From a single Streptosporangiales bacterium genomic region:
- a CDS encoding YqgE/AlgH family protein encodes MSRVLRSDCFWQHHGPVDLTGSLLVATPLLSDPNFGRTVVLVVENEPSGTLGVVLNRPTQVPVSDVLEPWGELTSGPQVMFQGGPVALDSALAVGGVSAPANDEEEPLGWRRISTDRSRGLGLVDLDAPPEVLAAELSSLRIFAGYAGWSAGQLEGEIDEGSWYVVEASPGDPFTGEPARLWRDVLRRQPGDLALLATFPEDPTQN; translated from the coding sequence ATGTCGCGGGTGCTGCGCTCGGACTGCTTCTGGCAGCATCATGGACCCGTGGACCTCACCGGCAGCCTGCTCGTCGCGACACCCCTGCTCAGTGACCCCAACTTCGGCCGTACGGTCGTGCTGGTCGTCGAGAACGAGCCGTCGGGCACCCTCGGCGTCGTGCTGAACCGTCCCACCCAGGTGCCGGTGTCCGACGTCCTCGAGCCGTGGGGCGAGCTGACGAGCGGTCCGCAGGTGATGTTCCAGGGCGGCCCGGTGGCGCTCGACAGCGCGCTCGCGGTGGGTGGGGTGTCGGCGCCGGCGAACGACGAGGAGGAGCCGCTCGGCTGGCGGCGGATCTCCACGGACCGGTCCCGTGGTCTCGGGCTCGTCGACCTCGACGCGCCGCCGGAGGTCCTCGCGGCGGAGCTGAGCTCACTGCGCATCTTCGCGGGCTACGCGGGCTGGTCGGCCGGGCAGCTCGAGGGCGAGATCGACGAGGGTTCCTGGTATGTGGTCGAGGCGAGCCCCGGTGACCCGTTCACCGGGGAGCCGGCACGCCTGTGGCGCGACGTGCTGCGCCGCCAGCCGGGTGACCTCGCCCTGCTGGCCACGTTCCCCGAGGACCCGACCCAGAACTGA
- a CDS encoding 2-hydroxy-3-oxopropionate reductase — protein sequence MKTVGFIGLGIMGGPMAANLVRAGFDVVGYNRSRAKVDRLVEEGGRAASSIAEATRGADVVVTMLPDSPDVEAVVLGDDGVFANADPGLLLVDCSTIRPDTARTVAEAGRERDVRVLDAPVSGGDQGAIDGTLAIMVGGDQVDFAAAGEVFDAVGKTIVHVGPHGAGQTVKAANQLIAAGTLGLVAEALVFLEAHGVDTEAAVRVLSGGLAGSAVLDRKAPAMLARDFRPGFRLELHHKDLGIVQAAAREAGVALPLGTAVAQLVGSLVAQGKGDLDHTALLDIVEHLSGRALD from the coding sequence ATGAAGACCGTCGGATTCATCGGCCTCGGCATCATGGGCGGCCCGATGGCCGCCAACCTCGTCCGCGCCGGCTTCGACGTCGTCGGCTACAACAGGAGCAGGGCCAAGGTCGACCGCCTCGTCGAGGAGGGCGGGCGCGCGGCGTCGTCGATCGCCGAGGCCACGCGCGGTGCGGACGTCGTCGTCACGATGCTCCCCGACTCACCGGACGTCGAGGCGGTGGTCCTCGGTGACGACGGCGTGTTCGCCAACGCCGACCCCGGCCTGCTCCTCGTCGACTGCAGCACGATCAGGCCCGACACGGCGCGGACCGTGGCGGAGGCGGGACGTGAGCGCGACGTGCGGGTGCTCGACGCGCCTGTCAGCGGCGGCGACCAGGGCGCGATCGACGGCACGCTGGCCATCATGGTGGGCGGCGACCAGGTCGACTTCGCCGCGGCGGGCGAGGTGTTCGACGCGGTCGGCAAGACCATCGTGCACGTCGGGCCGCACGGCGCGGGCCAGACGGTGAAGGCCGCCAACCAGCTCATCGCGGCGGGCACCCTCGGCCTCGTCGCCGAGGCGCTGGTCTTCCTCGAGGCACACGGCGTCGACACCGAGGCGGCGGTACGCGTGCTCTCCGGCGGCCTCGCGGGCAGCGCCGTGCTCGACCGAAAGGCGCCGGCCATGCTGGCCCGCGACTTCCGGCCGGGCTTCCGGCTCGAGCTGCACCACAAGGACCTCGGTATCGTCCAGGCGGCGGCGCGGGAGGCCGGCGTCGCGCTCCCGCTCGGGACGGCCGTGGCGCAGCTGGTCGGCTCGCTCGTGGCGCAGGGCAAGGGCGACCTCGACCACACGGCGCTGCTCGACATCGTCGAGCACCTCTCCGGCCGCGCCCTCGACTAG
- a CDS encoding nicotinate phosphoribosyltransferase gives MTDQYELTMLMSALRDGTAARRCVFELFARRLPGNRRYGVVAGTGRFLDQLRRFRFDDDALRFLADEAIVDETTRDWLASFRFGGDIWGYPEGEAFFPGSPLLVAEGTFAEAVLLETLALSVFNHDCAIAGAASRMVTAAGGRPVIEMGSRRTHEEAAVACARAAYLAGFASSSNLEARRRYGVPTAGTAAHAFVLLHDTERDAFRAQVEALGAGTTILVDTYDVREAVRTAVEVAGTALGAIRIDSGDLLTLAGQVRTELDELGATGTRIVVSGDLDEHQIAALAVTAADAYGVGTSLVTGSGAPTAELVYKLVARAGGDDAGAPLRPVAKRSIGKPTHGGRKWAFRRTNGAGVADAELLCTDPAQAGDDARPLLVPLVKSGEIVWNGTLDEARTRRRNSLAGLPPTAVQLSQGEPAIPTYYVEG, from the coding sequence ATGACCGACCAGTACGAGCTGACGATGCTCATGTCGGCCCTGCGTGACGGGACGGCCGCGCGGCGTTGCGTCTTCGAGCTCTTCGCGCGGCGGCTGCCGGGCAACCGCCGCTACGGCGTCGTCGCGGGCACGGGGCGGTTCCTCGACCAGCTCCGCCGGTTCCGCTTCGACGATGATGCCCTTCGGTTCCTCGCCGACGAGGCGATCGTCGACGAGACGACCCGCGACTGGCTGGCGTCCTTCCGGTTCGGCGGCGACATCTGGGGATATCCCGAGGGCGAGGCCTTCTTCCCCGGCTCCCCGCTGCTCGTGGCGGAGGGGACGTTCGCCGAGGCGGTGCTCCTCGAGACGCTCGCGCTGAGCGTCTTCAACCACGACTGCGCGATCGCCGGCGCCGCGTCGCGCATGGTCACCGCGGCGGGTGGCCGTCCCGTCATCGAGATGGGGTCGCGACGCACGCACGAGGAGGCGGCGGTCGCGTGCGCGCGCGCCGCCTACCTCGCCGGGTTCGCGTCGTCGTCCAACCTCGAGGCGAGGCGCAGGTACGGGGTGCCGACCGCGGGCACCGCGGCGCATGCCTTCGTGCTGCTGCACGACACCGAGCGCGACGCGTTCCGTGCCCAGGTCGAGGCCCTGGGCGCGGGCACCACGATCCTGGTCGACACCTACGACGTCCGCGAGGCCGTCCGCACCGCGGTCGAGGTCGCGGGCACCGCGCTGGGTGCGATCCGGATCGACTCGGGCGACCTGCTGACGCTCGCCGGTCAGGTGCGCACGGAGCTCGATGAGCTCGGTGCGACGGGCACGAGGATCGTCGTGTCCGGTGACCTCGACGAGCACCAGATCGCCGCACTGGCGGTCACGGCCGCGGACGCGTACGGCGTCGGCACGTCCCTCGTCACGGGTTCGGGTGCGCCGACCGCGGAGCTCGTCTACAAGCTCGTCGCCCGCGCCGGGGGCGACGACGCGGGCGCGCCGCTGCGCCCGGTCGCGAAGCGCTCGATCGGCAAGCCCACCCACGGGGGACGGAAGTGGGCGTTCCGGCGCACCAACGGCGCCGGGGTCGCGGACGCCGAGCTGCTCTGCACCGACCCGGCACAGGCCGGCGACGACGCCAGGCCGCTGCTCGTCCCCCTCGTCAAAAGCGGCGAAATCGTGTGGAATGGCACACTCGACGAGGCGCGCACCCGGCGCCGCAACTCGTTGGCCGGCCTGCCGCCGACGGCGGTGCAGCTGTCCCAGGGCGAGCCGGCGATCCCCACGTACTACGTGGAAGGCTGA
- a CDS encoding peptidase, translating to MLTIDQATYDAIVAHARRDHPDEACGIVAGPAGSDSPRRFVPMTNAERSPTFFRFDPQEQLAVWREMDDRDEEPVVIYHSHTSTEAYPSRTDISLAMEPGAHYVLVSTRDEDTVEVRSYRIVDAVVTEEDVSVVASADATE from the coding sequence GTGCTGACCATCGACCAGGCCACGTATGACGCGATCGTCGCGCACGCGCGGCGCGACCACCCGGACGAGGCCTGCGGCATCGTCGCCGGGCCCGCCGGCTCGGACAGCCCGCGACGGTTCGTACCGATGACCAACGCGGAGCGCTCGCCGACGTTCTTCCGGTTCGACCCCCAGGAGCAGCTGGCGGTCTGGCGCGAGATGGACGACCGCGACGAGGAGCCGGTCGTCATCTACCACTCCCACACCTCGACCGAGGCGTACCCGTCCCGCACGGACATCTCGCTCGCGATGGAGCCGGGGGCGCACTACGTGCTCGTCTCCACGAGGGACGAGGACACGGTCGAGGTCCGGTCGTATCGCATCGTGGACGCCGTGGTCACCGAGGAGGACGTCAGCGTGGTGGCGTCGGCCGACGCGACGGAATGA
- a CDS encoding TIM barrel protein, with amino-acid sequence MTGHRLPFDVNCSILFTELPLLERPAAAKTAGFDAVEFWWPFAEPVPAERDVDAFVTAIGDAGVRLVGLNFFAGDMPAGDRGVLSWPGREAEFRANADVVAGIGQVTGCRAFNALYGNRIAGEDTARQDDLAAESLAYAARAVGEHGGVVLVEPVSGVAAYPLKTADDAVAVIDRVTADGGAGEVRLLADLYHLSVNGVDLDDAIARHAHRVGHVQVADAPGRHQPGTGALDVDGRLALLERSGYTGWVGLEYVPAGPTADSFDWLPRDRRAAGD; translated from the coding sequence ATGACGGGTCACCGGCTCCCGTTCGACGTCAACTGCTCGATCCTCTTCACCGAGCTGCCGCTGCTCGAACGTCCCGCCGCTGCCAAGACGGCGGGATTCGACGCGGTGGAGTTCTGGTGGCCGTTCGCCGAACCGGTGCCGGCCGAGCGCGACGTCGACGCGTTCGTCACGGCGATCGGTGATGCCGGGGTGCGGCTGGTGGGCCTCAACTTCTTCGCCGGCGACATGCCGGCCGGCGATCGCGGGGTGCTCTCGTGGCCCGGCCGCGAGGCGGAGTTCCGTGCCAACGCCGACGTCGTCGCCGGGATCGGCCAGGTCACCGGATGCCGCGCGTTCAACGCGCTGTACGGCAACCGCATCGCGGGCGAGGACACCGCGAGGCAGGACGACCTCGCGGCGGAGAGCCTCGCGTACGCCGCACGCGCCGTCGGCGAGCACGGCGGCGTGGTGCTCGTCGAACCGGTCAGCGGCGTGGCGGCGTACCCGCTGAAGACCGCGGACGACGCGGTCGCCGTGATCGACCGGGTGACGGCGGACGGCGGCGCCGGCGAGGTGCGCCTGCTCGCCGACCTCTACCACCTGAGCGTCAACGGCGTCGACCTCGACGACGCGATCGCCCGCCACGCGCACCGCGTCGGGCACGTGCAGGTCGCCGACGCTCCCGGCCGGCACCAGCCGGGCACCGGTGCGCTCGACGTCGACGGTCGGCTGGCGCTGCTCGAACGGTCCGGATACACCGGCTGGGTCGGACTGGAATACGTCCCCGCCGGGCCGACCGCCGACAGCTTCGACTGGCTGCCCCGTGATCGCCGGGCAGCCGGCGACTGA
- a CDS encoding DUF2017 family protein has translation MSSGFHRRRGGHLTVVFEPGEAGVLHTLFRELIEMLDDGERLVGDDPLAQAFGNVDDRKKPDDPALARLLPDGYSDDDESSQDFRRYTEGDLRAGKANAATVARDSLGDGGKIDLTPEQGQAWLSVLNDLRLTFGVRLEVTEDHELAFSLLSDDDPRKQAWYVYDWLGYLQQTLIEALMRDL, from the coding sequence GTGAGCTCCGGATTCCATCGACGGCGCGGCGGGCACCTGACCGTGGTGTTCGAGCCGGGCGAGGCCGGCGTCCTGCACACGCTGTTCCGCGAGCTCATCGAGATGCTCGACGACGGCGAACGCCTGGTCGGCGACGATCCGCTCGCCCAGGCGTTCGGCAACGTCGACGACCGCAAGAAGCCCGACGACCCGGCACTCGCGCGCCTGCTGCCCGATGGCTACAGCGACGACGACGAGTCGTCGCAGGACTTCCGCAGGTACACCGAGGGTGACCTGCGCGCCGGCAAGGCGAACGCGGCGACCGTCGCGCGCGACTCCCTCGGCGATGGCGGCAAGATCGACCTCACACCCGAGCAGGGTCAGGCCTGGCTCAGCGTGCTCAACGACCTGCGCCTGACCTTCGGCGTGCGGCTCGAGGTGACCGAGGACCACGAGCTCGCGTTCTCGCTGCTCTCGGACGACGACCCGCGCAAGCAGGCGTGGTACGTCTACGACTGGCTCGGTTACCTGCAGCAGACGCTGATCGAGGCGCTCATGCGTGATCTCTGA
- a CDS encoding zinc metalloprotease produces MRRRVFHVLAGASALVLSALVPAAGGSTGAAAATGDDARACAPASAARVAHGAEVREPDDVSAAKQAAMERDFSAKLAKKGGASVTAATVTVDVYVHVIYSGTKGNLTKSRINSQVKVLNDAYAGSTGGAATQFAFRLAGTDRTKSKAWFGLDYDSAEEAAMKRKLRRGGAAALNLYTANLGDGLLGWATFPAWYAGNPKDDGVVVHYESLPGGALTNYDKGDTGTHEVGHWLGLYHTFENGCASPGDAVSDTAAEGEPAFECPTGRDTCPATGADPIHNFMDYTYDACMYEFTPGQSTRMTNQWAAYRA; encoded by the coding sequence ATGCGGCGCAGGGTGTTCCATGTCCTGGCGGGTGCGTCCGCCCTCGTCCTGAGTGCCCTGGTCCCCGCGGCCGGCGGCTCGACCGGCGCCGCCGCCGCGACGGGCGACGACGCGCGTGCCTGCGCTCCGGCGAGCGCCGCTCGCGTGGCGCACGGCGCGGAGGTCCGCGAACCCGACGACGTCAGCGCCGCGAAGCAGGCGGCCATGGAACGCGACTTCTCCGCGAAGCTGGCGAAGAAGGGCGGCGCCTCCGTGACGGCCGCGACAGTGACGGTCGACGTCTACGTGCACGTCATCTACTCCGGCACCAAGGGCAACCTCACCAAGAGCAGGATCAACAGCCAGGTCAAGGTGCTCAACGACGCCTACGCCGGCAGCACCGGTGGTGCCGCCACGCAGTTCGCGTTCCGGCTCGCGGGCACCGACCGCACCAAGAGCAAGGCGTGGTTCGGCCTCGACTACGACTCGGCCGAGGAAGCCGCGATGAAGAGGAAGCTCCGCAGGGGCGGCGCGGCCGCGCTCAACCTCTACACCGCCAACCTCGGCGACGGCCTGCTCGGCTGGGCGACGTTCCCCGCGTGGTACGCCGGCAACCCGAAGGACGACGGCGTCGTCGTCCACTACGAGTCGCTGCCGGGCGGCGCGTTGACCAACTACGACAAGGGCGACACGGGCACGCACGAGGTGGGTCACTGGCTCGGGCTGTACCACACGTTCGAGAACGGCTGCGCAAGCCCGGGTGACGCGGTGAGCGACACGGCGGCGGAGGGCGAGCCCGCGTTCGAGTGCCCGACGGGCCGCGACACCTGTCCTGCCACCGGGGCGGACCCGATCCACAACTTCATGGACTACACCTACGACGCGTGCATGTACGAGTTCACGCCGGGGCAGTCGACCCGGATGACCAACCAGTGGGCGGCCTACCGCGCCTGA
- the clpS gene encoding ATP-dependent Clp protease adapter ClpS: MSVAPVEVEKPESDSVVEPDLPWVTIVWNDPVNLMSYVTYVFQNYFGYPREHAEKLMMDVHHKGRAVVSSGTREEMERDVTAMHGYGLWATLQHDK, translated from the coding sequence GTGAGTGTCGCTCCCGTCGAGGTCGAGAAACCGGAGTCCGACTCCGTCGTCGAGCCCGACCTGCCGTGGGTGACGATCGTATGGAACGACCCGGTCAACCTGATGTCGTACGTCACGTACGTCTTCCAGAACTACTTCGGCTATCCGCGCGAGCACGCGGAGAAACTGATGATGGACGTCCACCACAAGGGTCGGGCGGTAGTGTCCTCGGGCACGCGGGAGGAGATGGAGCGCGACGTGACGGCCATGCACGGCTACGGACTCTGGGCGACCCTGCAGCACGACAAGTGA
- a CDS encoding isochorismatase family protein, translating to MAKALVIVDVQNDFCEGGALAVAGGSDVAAAITDLIVQRRSDYAQVVATRDNHIDPGSHFSDEPDYVDSWPRHCVAGSPGAEFHPALDASRVDAVFNKGEFTAGYSGFEGETHDAEPLDEWLHDRDVDTLDVVGIATDHCVRATAADAARAGFTTRVLLDLTAGVSRETTDKALDELRAAGVELAGTPVLRT from the coding sequence ATGGCCAAGGCTCTCGTCATCGTCGACGTGCAGAACGACTTCTGCGAGGGCGGCGCGCTCGCAGTCGCCGGCGGCAGCGACGTCGCCGCCGCGATCACCGACCTGATCGTGCAGCGCCGGTCCGACTACGCGCAGGTCGTCGCGACCCGCGACAACCACATCGACCCCGGCTCGCACTTCTCCGACGAGCCCGACTACGTCGACTCCTGGCCGCGACACTGCGTCGCGGGCTCCCCCGGCGCCGAGTTCCACCCCGCGCTCGACGCCTCCCGGGTCGACGCCGTCTTCAACAAAGGCGAGTTCACCGCCGGCTACAGCGGCTTCGAGGGCGAGACCCACGACGCCGAACCGCTCGACGAGTGGCTGCACGACCGCGACGTCGACACCCTCGACGTCGTCGGCATCGCCACCGACCACTGCGTGCGCGCCACCGCCGCCGACGCCGCCCGCGCCGGGTTCACCACGAGGGTGCTGCTCGACCTCACCGCGGGCGTCTCACGCGAGACCACCGACAAGGCGCTCGACGAGCTCCGCGCCGCCGGCGTCGAGCTGGCCGGCACCCCCGTGCTGCGCACCTGA
- a CDS encoding DUF3039 domain-containing protein, with protein sequence METSGQTTVIPEGDTDAKLSHGDGDHERFAHYVRKDRIVESSVTGTPLVALCGKVWVPSRDPSRFPVCPECKEIWESLPKGGGDDES encoded by the coding sequence GTGGAGACATCCGGACAGACGACGGTCATACCCGAGGGCGACACCGACGCCAAGCTGTCGCACGGCGACGGCGACCACGAACGGTTTGCGCACTACGTGCGCAAGGACCGCATCGTCGAGTCGTCCGTGACGGGTACCCCGCTCGTGGCGCTGTGCGGGAAGGTCTGGGTCCCCAGTCGCGACCCGAGCCGCTTCCCCGTCTGCCCGGAGTGCAAGGAGATCTGGGAGTCGCTGCCGAAGGGCGGCGGCGACGACGAGTCCTGA
- a CDS encoding zinc metalloprotease: MRRRTFPLLAAAAVIACSALLPAGQRDGGDAAASVSRSADGSSAHCAPSGTARVPIGAKVREPRLLTEARQAAMELDFQRRQRDMRHQGVQVRAAAIKVDVYVHVVHDGGTGNVGKAQITEQIKVLNDSYSGKTGGDATSVSFSLAGTDRTDNSTWATAKPNSSAERSMKKKLRRGGASDLNLYIAEPAGGLLGWATMPSWYEKHKKSDGVVVLYSTLPGGSTADYDEGDTATHEIGHWLGLYHTFEGGCTGEGDHVADTPAEATAAYECPTSRDSCATAPGNDSVHNFMNYVYDQCMNEFTAGQADRIGKQWQAYRAS; encoded by the coding sequence ATGCGGCGAAGGACGTTTCCCCTGCTCGCGGCTGCCGCGGTCATCGCGTGCAGTGCCCTCCTGCCGGCCGGTCAGCGCGACGGCGGCGACGCCGCCGCGTCGGTGAGCAGGTCGGCGGACGGGTCGTCCGCGCACTGCGCCCCGTCCGGCACGGCCCGGGTGCCGATCGGCGCCAAGGTCCGCGAGCCGCGGCTGCTCACCGAGGCGAGGCAGGCCGCGATGGAGCTGGACTTCCAGCGGCGGCAGCGCGACATGCGGCACCAGGGCGTGCAGGTGCGCGCGGCGGCCATCAAGGTCGACGTGTACGTCCACGTCGTCCACGACGGCGGCACGGGCAACGTCGGCAAGGCGCAGATCACCGAGCAGATCAAGGTGCTGAACGACTCGTACTCCGGCAAGACCGGAGGCGACGCGACATCGGTGAGCTTCTCGCTCGCCGGCACCGACCGCACCGACAACTCCACGTGGGCCACGGCGAAGCCGAACAGCTCGGCGGAGAGGTCGATGAAGAAGAAGTTGCGCCGGGGTGGCGCCTCCGACCTCAACCTCTACATCGCCGAGCCCGCCGGCGGCCTGCTCGGCTGGGCGACCATGCCGTCGTGGTACGAGAAGCACAAGAAGAGCGACGGTGTGGTGGTGCTGTACTCCACTCTGCCGGGCGGCTCGACGGCCGACTACGACGAGGGCGACACTGCCACGCACGAGATCGGGCATTGGCTCGGGCTCTACCACACGTTCGAGGGTGGCTGCACCGGTGAGGGCGACCACGTCGCCGACACCCCGGCCGAGGCGACCGCGGCGTACGAGTGCCCGACCAGCAGGGACAGCTGCGCTACCGCGCCGGGCAACGACTCGGTCCACAACTTCATGAACTACGTGTACGACCAGTGCATGAACGAGTTCACCGCGGGGCAGGCCGACCGCATCGGCAAGCAGTGGCAGGCGTACCGCGCTTCGTGA
- a CDS encoding molybdopterin synthase sulfur carrier subunit → MAIEVRIPTILRTHTGGEKAVPGAGGTLGELLDDLEARHPGLRERLVDDQGLRRFVNLYRNDEDVRFTGGLDTPLDDGDTVTVLPAVAGGGR, encoded by the coding sequence ATGGCCATCGAGGTTCGCATCCCGACCATCCTGCGCACTCACACCGGCGGCGAGAAGGCCGTCCCCGGGGCGGGCGGCACGCTGGGCGAGCTGCTCGACGACCTGGAGGCCCGGCATCCCGGCCTGCGCGAGCGTCTTGTCGACGACCAGGGCCTGCGCCGGTTCGTCAACCTCTACCGCAACGACGAGGACGTCCGCTTCACCGGCGGGCTCGACACGCCGCTCGACGACGGTGACACCGTGACCGTCCTGCCGGCCGTGGCCGGCGGCGGCCGCTGA
- a CDS encoding zinc metalloprotease: protein MQRTSVYALAGASALVLAGLLPAGAQASSEVTTSAACADVSSGARVAHGSHAHEPNQVSKAERNAMERDFTKRLAARGTTVTAAAATVDVYVHVVTDGAEGDLSDAAIADQIDVLNGAYGATDFSFQLAGTDRTDNAEWYTVQPDTKAETDMKSALRKGDKGDLNLYTANLGGGLLGWATFPEWYEGDPQDDGVVVLNTSLPGQGAENYDEGDTATHEVGHWLGLYHTFQDGCSGGDEVDDTAAEAEPAYECPTGRDTCPAEGADPIHNFMDYTYDSCMTEFTAGQATRMADQWAAYRG, encoded by the coding sequence ATGCAGCGAACGTCTGTCTACGCGCTCGCAGGTGCCTCGGCCCTGGTGCTCGCCGGACTGCTCCCCGCCGGCGCGCAAGCGAGCAGCGAAGTGACCACGTCGGCGGCCTGTGCCGACGTGAGCTCCGGTGCTCGCGTGGCCCACGGCTCCCATGCGCACGAACCGAACCAGGTCTCCAAGGCCGAGCGCAACGCGATGGAGAGGGACTTCACCAAGCGGCTGGCGGCGCGTGGCACGACGGTCACCGCCGCCGCGGCGACGGTCGACGTCTACGTGCACGTCGTCACCGACGGCGCCGAGGGTGACCTCTCCGACGCGGCGATCGCCGACCAGATCGACGTGCTCAACGGGGCGTACGGCGCAACCGACTTCTCGTTCCAGCTGGCCGGCACCGACCGCACTGACAACGCCGAGTGGTACACGGTGCAGCCCGACACCAAGGCCGAGACGGACATGAAGAGCGCCCTGCGCAAGGGCGACAAGGGCGACCTCAACCTCTACACCGCCAACCTCGGCGGTGGCCTGCTCGGCTGGGCGACCTTCCCCGAGTGGTACGAGGGCGACCCGCAGGACGACGGCGTCGTCGTGCTGAACACCTCGCTCCCGGGTCAGGGTGCCGAGAACTACGACGAGGGCGACACCGCCACGCACGAGGTGGGGCACTGGCTCGGGCTCTACCACACGTTCCAGGACGGCTGCTCCGGCGGTGACGAGGTCGACGACACCGCGGCGGAGGCCGAGCCGGCGTACGAGTGCCCGACGGGACGCGACACCTGTCCCGCCGAGGGTGCCGACCCGATCCACAACTTCATGGACTACACCTACGACAGCTGCATGACCGAGTTCACCGCAGGTCAGGCCACCCGCATGGCCGACCAGTGGGCGGCGTACCGCGGTTAG
- a CDS encoding cysteine synthase, whose translation MATRSLLDSIGGTPLVELTRLSPAGDVRLYAKLEDRNPTGSVKDRVALAMIEAAERDGLLEPGRTVLEPTSGNTGIGLAMVCRLRGYRLVCVLPENTSEERRQLLTMWGAEIVPSPAAGGSNEAVRVAKGLAAEHPDWVMLYQYGNPANWQAHYEGTGPEVLADLPGITHFVAGLGTTGTLMGVGRFLREKVPDIRIIAAEPRYGELVYGLRNLDEGFVPELYDESVLSGRHNVGPYDALRRTRELVSDEGIFAGISTGAALHVALGIAERCVRAGERAEIAFVVADGGWKYLSTGAYAGTLEEAAAALEGQLWA comes from the coding sequence GTGGCCACGCGCTCCCTGCTCGACAGCATCGGCGGCACCCCGCTCGTCGAGCTCACCAGGCTCTCGCCCGCAGGTGACGTGCGCCTGTACGCGAAGCTCGAGGACCGCAACCCGACCGGCTCGGTCAAGGACCGGGTGGCGCTGGCGATGATCGAGGCGGCCGAGCGCGACGGGCTGCTGGAGCCCGGCCGCACCGTCCTCGAGCCGACGTCGGGCAACACCGGCATCGGGCTGGCGATGGTGTGCCGGCTCCGCGGCTACCGGCTCGTCTGCGTGCTCCCGGAGAACACGTCGGAGGAACGCCGGCAGCTGCTCACCATGTGGGGCGCCGAGATCGTCCCGTCGCCCGCTGCGGGCGGCTCCAACGAGGCCGTGCGCGTGGCGAAGGGTCTCGCCGCCGAGCACCCCGACTGGGTGATGCTCTACCAGTACGGCAACCCGGCCAACTGGCAGGCGCACTACGAGGGCACCGGCCCCGAGGTGCTCGCCGACCTGCCGGGCATCACGCACTTCGTCGCCGGCCTGGGCACCACCGGCACGCTGATGGGCGTGGGCAGGTTCCTGCGCGAGAAGGTCCCGGACATCAGGATCATCGCCGCCGAGCCTCGGTACGGCGAGCTCGTCTACGGCCTGCGCAACCTCGACGAGGGCTTCGTGCCCGAGCTGTACGACGAGAGCGTCCTGTCCGGACGCCACAACGTCGGCCCGTACGACGCCCTACGCCGCACCAGGGAGCTGGTGTCGGACGAGGGCATCTTCGCCGGCATCTCGACCGGCGCCGCCCTGCACGTCGCGCTCGGCATCGCCGAGCGGTGCGTCAGGGCCGGCGAGCGCGCCGAGATCGCGTTCGTGGTCGCCGACGGTGGCTGGAAGTACCTCTCGACCGGCGCGTACGCCGGCACCCTCGAGGAGGCCGCCGCCGCGCTCGAGGGCCAGCTCTGGGCCTGA